The genomic stretch AGGAATACAACTGGAGCTGAGATTACAGAAAAAATAAACCACTTCATTACTGCCTCTGCAAAAAGAATAATTCTATTTTCTATTTGCATAGGCGGTTTTTCGATTTATAGCAATTCTTACTTCACTATCATAGAAACTACGATGAAAAGTTGCTGGACAAGTTTCTGAGAAATATCACGAGGGGGAACACCACGAGTTTATGGTTGAAACTCATGGTGCGTAGCTGAGCCCTATTGTGGAGGAACGCAACCACCAAGAGCAAGTAATACGAAACAAGATAAAACTAAAAAGAATGTTTTTTTCATGATTCATCCTCGGGTTATTTTTAAAAAATTAACCTCGCCAGCCTATCTCGAGCAGGATTATTTATCAAATCTTTATTTTCTAGTTAGTCAAAATTTGATTGGGGATCTTAGAGATAAACAGAGAAATTGTGATCTATAGTTTATACAAAAATTTATTTAAAAAAAGGAGTTCTGTTATATCGTCAGGAAAATTCAATTCTTTATAATGATGAAATTAGACTCTGTCTGTAAAGACAGACTCTGTGTATGATCCAGGATCTCTTTAGGAGTGCTTTGTGGATTTTGATTATTTTGGTCTGAGTGATATTGGTAGGGTCCGTGCTAGAAATGAAGATTTTTGGCAGGTGAATCTTATATCTCAGGTAGTGGCTGTTGCTGATGGTGTAGGAGGTCGTCTTGGTGGAGATATTGCCTCTCAAGAGGCAGTTACTAGCCTTATGGAGCTTATCGATGAGCAACAGTCAAAATTGATGGGGTGTGAGGATGACCAGTATAAGGAGACTTTAAAAAAGATTCTTATAGAGGTGAATGGATTGGTCTACGCACATGGTCAGATGGAAGAGCATCTACAGGGGATGGGAACAACTCTCAGCTTCATCCAATTCCGCAAGGATAGGGCATGGCTATTTCATGTGGGAGATAGTAGGATTTATCGTATTCGTGAGGGAGAACTGCGCTGTCTTACCGAAGACCATTCTTTAGAAAATCAATTAAAAAATCGTTATAGGCTTCCTAAACAATCAGATAGGGTGTATTCTTATCGTCATATTCTGACTAATGTTTTAGGAAGTCGTCCCTACGTCATGCCAGATATTCGGAATCTTCCTTGTGAAAAGGAAGATTTGTTTTGCCTGTGCTCAGATGGATTGACGAACATGGTGCCAGATATCGATATTCGGGATATCCTTAACCAACCCGCCACTCTAGAAGAACGGGGGAATGCTTTAATTTCTCTAGCAAACAATCGTGGAGGTGATGACAACGCTACTGTTGTACTAGTCCGAATACAATAGTTCTTTTGTTAAGGATTATTCTATGATTTATTTGGACAACAATGCTATGACGCCCCCAGAGTTCGGGCTTTTGGAATTCCTCCAAAAAACATTCGTTATAGACCAGACGTATGCGAATCCTTCGAGTGTGCATCAGCTGGGTAAAAAATCTCACCAGCTGGTTCTAGAAGCTTCAGAATGGATCCAAAAGGTCTTGTCATTTCGGGGACGTGTCCTCTATACCTCGGGGGCCACCGAGAGTTTAAATTTAGCTATAGCAAGCCTTCCTAAAGGCAGTCATGTCATCACATCAGCCAGCGAACACCCCGCGATCCTAGAGCCCTTAAAACA from Candidatus Chlamydia corallus encodes the following:
- a CDS encoding PP2C family protein-serine/threonine phosphatase, whose amino-acid sequence is MDFDYFGLSDIGRVRARNEDFWQVNLISQVVAVADGVGGRLGGDIASQEAVTSLMELIDEQQSKLMGCEDDQYKETLKKILIEVNGLVYAHGQMEEHLQGMGTTLSFIQFRKDRAWLFHVGDSRIYRIREGELRCLTEDHSLENQLKNRYRLPKQSDRVYSYRHILTNVLGSRPYVMPDIRNLPCEKEDLFCLCSDGLTNMVPDIDIRDILNQPATLEERGNALISLANNRGGDDNATVVLVRIQ